GATCAAGGGTGCAATAACCATCGACCCGACCACGACGGCGGCCGAATCGAGTAACAGCCCGGCCGTCGCAACGATCGCACTCACCAGCGTCAGCGTCACGTATATCGGAATCGCCAATACGAGTCCTTCCGATTCGGCGTACAGTTCGTAGCGAGCGAGGCGCTGATCGTCCAGTACCTCTCCCGTGAACCGATCTTTGAGAGCTCCGAACTTCTGGGAGATGACCATGTCTGCCGTAACGATCACCGTGTGATCGTCCTCGCCGAGTCCGACCCTCTCTAACTCGTCTAAGATGACTTCGACGGCGCTTTTCGGGAGGGTGAATGACACGAGGGATTCGTACTCGCTGCTGTCGTCGGTCGGAACGACTGTGTAGTCAATCCGTTCCGAGTCAAGTACCTCTAAGACTGGTTCGCGCGTCTCCGGTCGGAGCGAAATCTCGACGTGGCGCATGGGATACTGATCACTGGAGACGGACAGACATCAAACATTGCGCGCGTCTCGGCAACCCAACCCGAAGACGGTCATGGGCAACCGAGGTCTTCCGCTTCAACCCTATTGATTTAGGCGCGGGAGGAGGTCAATATCTCTCGGAAGTAGTGTGCAACACGACATGGGTTTTCGTACCACTCGAGGCGAGCCTCAAGTTGTTCGATCTGCTGTTGTTTTACAGTGATCTGACGACGAAGAAGTCGGTTCTCAAGCTCTTTGACTACGAGTTCTGGCGGAGATACGTACTGTTCTCGGTGTGGATCGTGGAATCTATCGATTCCAGCGATCGGCTAACCCCCAGCGACACACTTGGTTCACCATCGAGAGTCACTGCACACCTGATCGCACAGCTCTCGTGCGATCAGTGTGTAAATCGTTTCAGTTGTTACTGTAGCTGGATACATCCGGTATCACTGTTTGTCCACAGATACTTGCTATCGCTCTCCGTCCAGAAACCATGGATACCGCCGTCGTCTGGTTTCGAGACGATCTCCGAGTCACGGACAATCCGACGCTCGCCGATGCGGTCACCACGGCAGACGAAATCGTGCCGGTCTACGTCGTCGATCCGCACGAGCGCGGCGAGACACGCTACGGGACCGAAAAGCTCGGCACTCACCGCGCCAGATTCCGCCGCGAGTCACTGCTCGAGTTACGGGCGGCGCTCCGAGAGCGAGGGGGCGAGTTGTTCGTCAGGCAGGGCCGTCCGGAGACAGTCGTTCCCGACATCGCGGGTCGCGTCGACGCCGATGCCGTGTACGCACAAACGAAACCGGCGACGGAGGAACGCAAGGTGGAAGACAGTGTTCGAGCGGCACTTCCCGACGAGATCGCCTTCGAGCACCGGTGGACGCATACGCTGTATCACGTCTCTGATCTCCCGACGTCATACGAGCGGATGGGGGAGACGTTCACGCCGTGGCGCAAAGAGATTGAACGCGAGTGTTCGATTCGAGAGCCCGTCGAACCACCGAAATCGATTTCCACGCCAGCCTTGCCCGCCGGCGGTGTACCGACGCTGTCGGACCTCGGACTCGAGACGCCGCCCGAGGACGAACGTACAGTGCTCGCCTTCGAGGGAGGCGAATCAGCCGGCAAGCGCCGCCTCGAGGCATATTTCTGGGAAGGAGATCACCTCAGAGAGTACAAAGAGACCCGAAACGGGATGCTGGGGGCAGACTACTCCTCGAAGTTCTCGCCGTGGCTGGCGGCAGGGTGTCTCTCGCCACGGTGGATCTATGACGAGGTCCGTCGCTACGAGGCCGAACGAGTCTCGAACGAGGACACCTACTGGCTCGTCTACGAGTTACTGTGGCGTGACTTCTTCCAGTTCCAGTTTTGTAAATACGGCGCACAGTTTTTCCATCCCAACGGAATCCGGGACATCGAAAAAGCGTGGGAGCACGACCGGGAGACGTTCGAGCGGTGGGTGAACGGCGAGACGGGGATTCCGTTCGTCGATGCGAACATGCGCGAGCTAAACCGGACGGGATACATGTCCAATCGTGGCCGCCAGAACGTCGCCTCGTTTCTCGCCGACGCACTTGGTATCGACTGGCGCTGGGGAGCAGCATACTTCGAGGAACGACTCGTTGACTACGACGTCGCCTCGAACTGGGGGAACTGGGCCTACCAGGCCGGCGTGGGAAACGACTCCCGTGACAATTACTTCGACGTCCTCTCACAGGCCGAATACTACGACGCCGACGGCGAGTACGTGACGACTTGGCTGCCCGAACTCGAGGGACTTCCCTCGGCGTTCGTCCACCAGCCCTGGCGACTGAGCGACGAGCAACAGGCCACCTACGGCGTCGAACTCGGCGTCGACTACCCGCGGCCGATGATCGACATCGAGGCACGCTACGAAGAACTGGATAGCTGACATCGCTGCTCGGAGGAGAGGTCTCGAGACACTCGGCGGGAGCTACCACCGCTACCGTGTACGCATTTGTGTCAGTACACAGTATGCTCCGGCATGTTCAGACGCGCTCGAGAGCTCGGCCCGCCGATCCTGGTCCCGCTGGCCTGGACGTTCGTGACGGCCGCCCACCTCGAGGTCGTAACCGAGTACACGCTGTTCATCGCTCACGTCGTGATGGCCGTCCTTCTGGTCGGCTTCGCGGCGACCGGCTACGCCGACATGCGCGAGGGCGTCCTACGCACGTGGTGGCTGCTCATCGCCGTCGGCTCGGTCGTCACGCTCTGTGGGGTCGTCGGCCTCTGGCTCGAGCCGACGAATCCGGCGCTTACGGCCGTCGCTCTTTTCGGCTGGATGCTTCTACCGGCAGTCGGCTTCGTCGATACCAGGCGTCGGGTCACCAGAGGGGGCTGGATCTACGCGGTCGGGACCGCGGGCTGTCTACTCGGTGCGGCCCTCTACGCCGTCGGCCCGACCTGGGGCACCCGGACGGCCGCGGTCGGTGGACTCGTGCTCGTCGGGCTTGGCCAGACGGCAGGAATTGTCGATGCGGCGATCCGCTACTGAGGCTACACGTCGTCGACGTTGGCCCGCAGATCGACGACGCGCTCGCGGATCGCCTCGAGGTCGCCGGACTCGCGTTT
Above is a genomic segment from Natribaculum luteum containing:
- a CDS encoding DASH family cryptochrome, with product MDTAVVWFRDDLRVTDNPTLADAVTTADEIVPVYVVDPHERGETRYGTEKLGTHRARFRRESLLELRAALRERGGELFVRQGRPETVVPDIAGRVDADAVYAQTKPATEERKVEDSVRAALPDEIAFEHRWTHTLYHVSDLPTSYERMGETFTPWRKEIERECSIREPVEPPKSISTPALPAGGVPTLSDLGLETPPEDERTVLAFEGGESAGKRRLEAYFWEGDHLREYKETRNGMLGADYSSKFSPWLAAGCLSPRWIYDEVRRYEAERVSNEDTYWLVYELLWRDFFQFQFCKYGAQFFHPNGIRDIEKAWEHDRETFERWVNGETGIPFVDANMRELNRTGYMSNRGRQNVASFLADALGIDWRWGAAYFEERLVDYDVASNWGNWAYQAGVGNDSRDNYFDVLSQAEYYDADGEYVTTWLPELEGLPSAFVHQPWRLSDEQQATYGVELGVDYPRPMIDIEARYEELDS